In the Artemia franciscana chromosome 1, ASM3288406v1, whole genome shotgun sequence genome, one interval contains:
- the LOC136029568 gene encoding uncharacterized protein LOC136029568: protein MKAIISLLSLYFVFHLSLQKASEFSNEELRRRDEQCKDKEETKSLNELFQPIGMLRFRPFQNLKRKTTRKKNCPASTEVEPAQLPTMESTEETGEVSTEEASTIASVVGPSLSLGRPTTPSPMSPSTTEPSTKPYIIPMMLLIPPNYLSEGVSLCCSPCQQKPDSQPSKIPLSSKIRSSEIPNYFYQKRIPTPRTKQQRHWPT, encoded by the exons ATGAAAGCTATTATCAGTCTTCtg AGTTTATACTTTGTTTTCCATCTGAGTCTACAGAAGGCCTCTGAGTTCAGTAATGAAGAACTGAGGAGAAGAGACGAGCAATGCAAGGATAAGGAGGAAACAAAGTCATTGAATGAGTTATTCCAACCTATAG GAATGTTAAGATTTCGTccctttcaaaatttaaaaagaaaaacaacacgGAAGAAAAACTGTCCAGCTTCTACTGAAGTAGAGCCAGCACAACTACCAACAATGGAATCTACAGAGGAAACAGGAGAGGTGTCAACAGAAGAAGCAAGCACTATAGCTTCAGTTGTAGGACCTAGCCTATCTTTAGGAAGGCCGACTACACCCTCACCAATGAGTCCGTCAACTACTGAACCTTCAACAAAGCCATATATAATACCAATGATGCTCCTAATACCTCCTAATTATCTATCTGAAGGAGTTTCTCTATGTTGTTCACCTTGTCAACAAAAGCCAGATTCCCAACCTTCAAAAATACCACTAAGTTCTAAAATAAGATCTAGTGAAATACCaaattatttttaccaaaaacgaATACCAACTCCACGAACCAAACAACAGCGGCATTGGCcaacatga